The Candidatus Hydrogenedentota bacterium sequence GCCGCTGAGGCGAAAAGAAGTGGCCGGGCCCTCTGTTCCACGCGCCTTCCGTTCCGGGGACCAACCCGCGCCGGGCTGACGCAAGGGATCTTCCCGTTGCCGGCGGGTTGCTCTTCACGCATGAGCGGAACTGGGGCCGGTTGCGTTCCGTGCGAACCCATGGCCCCATGCAACGCCGGTTCCGGGGAACGCGCCGGGCCCATGCGCGGCGGCATAAGGCTATTGCGCCGCCCGCGCGCACGTGCCATACTACCCTGCGGCCGGGAGGGGCCCGGCGACGGAAGGAGACGTTCCTGCCATGCGACTCAAAGGGAAAGTTGCGATCATCACGGGCGCGGGCCTTGGCATGGGCCGCGAAGCCAGTCTGCTGTTCGCGTCGGAAGGCGCAAAAGTCGTCGTGTTCGACCTGAACGCCGACGCAGGCAGGCAAACGGTGGCGGACATCGAGCGGACCGGCGGCGAAGCCCTGCTCGCGCTGGGCGATGTCAGCAAGGAGGCGGACGTGCAGCGCGCGGTCGCGGAGGGCGTGGCGCGGTTCGGCAAGCTGAATATCCTCTACGCCAACGCCGGTGTGCTCTGGAAAGACCGTGACAAGTCGGTCATTGAGACCACGGAAGCGAATTGGGACATTGTCCAGGCAATCAATCTCAAAGGCCCGTTCTTCCTGACCAAGCACGGCATTCCGGAACTGCGCAAGGCGGGCGGCGGCTCCATCATTCTCGTGGGCTCCATTTCCGCGCTGGCAGGGTTCGAACTCGCGCAGGATTCCTACACATGCGCGAAGGCCGCGCTCATCGGGCTCGCAAAATCGCTCGCGGTCCAGTTCGGGCCGGACAACATCCGCTGTAACATCATTCACCCGGGCATGGTGGACACGCCGCTGCAGGCGCCTTACTTGAACGAGGAGAAGAAGCGGAACATCGGCAACTCGCTGCCCATGCGGCGCCTGGGCCACCCGCGCGACATCGCGAACGCGGCCTTGTTTCTGGCTTCCGATGAATCGAACTGGATGACCGGCGCCGAAATGATCGTGGACGGCGGGTTCATCGCGACGTAAGGAGCAGCCCCGCATGCCAAGCCACGACGATGCCGCATGCGGTTGTGACGCACGGGAAAGGGGGATGCCCATGGCGAAATACACGGACCGGGAAGCATTCATACCGTTCACGCGACGCGACGTGCTCGAACTTTGTCTCGAAGATGGCCGGCTGAGCCCGGAGCAGGCCGGTGAATTCCGCCGTTTCGCCGAGATTCTGGCCGCCTACAAGCACTTCGAGTACCAGCAATCCATCGAGAAACTGAAGGAATCCTTCGTGCTCTTCAACCCCGACGCCAACACGCGTCCCGTGCGCCAGTACGGCCCGGACGACACGGAGCGGTTGAAGAACGACCTGGTGACTGCCTTCGAGCGGGTCCTGCGCAACGCGAACTACACCCCGGTCACGCGCGCCGAACTGGAAGAGGCATTCATGCTCGACGCGCTGATCAAACTGCGCACGAAGGTGGATTTCGCCGACTTTGATCTCATGCTCATCTACGCGCGCGGGCGCACGAAACAGACCGTGGAACTGCCCCGCCTGATCGGCACGAAAAAGATGGAGATTGACAACTTCGACCGCGTCGTCGCGGTGTTGAAATTCAAGGAGGAGAACCATTTCCGGCAGAAGAAGCGGAAACTCGCCGACCTTCAGTTCCAGCCCGGCAAGGTCTACGTCTATCTGTACAAGAATATTCCGAAATACGACCTCGAAACCGTCTTCCCGAACCTGGAAACGCGCATGATGCTGCGCGACCGGCTGCTGTTCGGCGTGCCGGCCGCCGCCGCCGTGGGCTCGGTCATCGTCCGCTCTGTTTCCCGCCTCGCGTTGATCGTGGGGATGGCGCTCATCCTGCTGTTTGGCGCCGAAGTGGCCAAGACCAAGTTCAACATCAATGAGGAACTCACGACAATGGATTTCGTGAAGTTCTGGGCGGCCATGTCGTCGCTTATGCTGGGACTGGGCGCCGTGGCGTTCCGGCAGTGGTCGAGTTATCGCACGAAGAAGCTTCGCTTCCAGAAAATCATTACCGAGACGCTGTTTTTCAAGAACATCGCCACGAATTCGAGCGTTTTCCACGCGGTCAGCGACGCCGCCGAGGAGGAAGAGTGCAAGGAAATGATCCTGGTCTATTACCACCTGCTGACCAGCCCGCAACCCCTGACCGCGGACGAGCTGGATGACGCGATCGAAGCATGGTTTGACCAGAAAATGGGCGTCAAGGTCGATTTCGACATCGACCACACCATCGAATGCCTGCGCCAGGTGCATGCGCGCCTGCCGGAGCCGTCCCGCGCCGGCGCGCTGGAAGAGACCGCGCTCCTGCGCTGCGATGCGTCGGGCGTGTGCCAGGCGCTGCCGCTTCGCGAGGCGAACCGGCTTATAGACTTCCTGTGGGACGATTTCTTCTCTTACTCGAATGCCGTTACGGCGTGATGGCCGCGATGGACTACGAGGGCGCACCGATAAACGACACGCGGGAAGAACAGGCTTGGCTGCGCACGATTTCGCTGGTGGTGCTGGCCGCGGCCGTTATGACCGTCGCTCTCTTCTACACCCGGGCGATTCTCGTTCCCTTCGTGCTGGCGCTGTTTCTGGTGAACCTGGTATCGCCGATCATGGACTTTCTGACCGGCCGCCTGCGCGCGCCGCGCGCGGTAGCCGTCGGCGCAACCGTGTTGCTGGTCATCGCCGCGATCATTGTCTCATGCGTCATCATGATTGTGGCCGTGCAGCGCGTGGTGGACACGGCGGGCCAGTATACCGAAAGCTTCGCGGCCATGACGGGCCGCCTTCTTGCCGGGGTCCGGCAGTGGGGCGTGGAAGTGGATGAACAGAAGGTCTTGAACGAACTCCGCGCGAAGATGCCCGGCATGGTCACCGCCAGCCTTGGCACCGCGATGAACACCCTGTCGAGCGTCGTGCTCATTCTCATTTTCGCCATGTTCCTGCTGTTGGGCCGGGGCGCTCAGACCGTGCGGGCCGGCGTCTACGCCGAAATTGACGCGCACGTGCGTCGCTACATCTCGATCAAGGTGGCCCTTTCCGTTCTGACGGGGGTGCTCGTGGCCGTGATACTGCGCCTCCTGGGGCTCGAACTTGCCGGGGTTTTCGGCTTGCTGGCGTTCTTTCTGAATTTCGTCCCGAATCTGGGCTCGATTGCCGCCACGCTGCTGCCGGTGCCCCTGGCCGTGGCCCAATATGAGAATCCCTGGATGGTCGTGCCTGTCATTGCCCTGCCGGGCGCGGTACAGTTCTTCATCGGCAATGTCGTCGAAACGAAGATGACGGGGGAGGGCCTCAATCTGCATCCCGTGGCCGTGTTGCTTGCGCTGGCGTTCTGGGGCCTGCTCTGGGGCGCCATCGGCATGGTGCTGGCCGCGCCGATGACGGCCATACTCCGCATTGTGTTGCTGCATTTCGAGACGGTGCGGCCCGTTGGCGA is a genomic window containing:
- a CDS encoding DUF3754 domain-containing protein, which encodes MPMAKYTDREAFIPFTRRDVLELCLEDGRLSPEQAGEFRRFAEILAAYKHFEYQQSIEKLKESFVLFNPDANTRPVRQYGPDDTERLKNDLVTAFERVLRNANYTPVTRAELEEAFMLDALIKLRTKVDFADFDLMLIYARGRTKQTVELPRLIGTKKMEIDNFDRVVAVLKFKEENHFRQKKRKLADLQFQPGKVYVYLYKNIPKYDLETVFPNLETRMMLRDRLLFGVPAAAAVGSVIVRSVSRLALIVGMALILLFGAEVAKTKFNINEELTTMDFVKFWAAMSSLMLGLGAVAFRQWSSYRTKKLRFQKIITETLFFKNIATNSSVFHAVSDAAEEEECKEMILVYYHLLTSPQPLTADELDDAIEAWFDQKMGVKVDFDIDHTIECLRQVHARLPEPSRAGALEETALLRCDASGVCQALPLREANRLIDFLWDDFFSYSNAVTA
- a CDS encoding AI-2E family transporter; amino-acid sequence: MGRFLLLLECRYGVMAAMDYEGAPINDTREEQAWLRTISLVVLAAAVMTVALFYTRAILVPFVLALFLVNLVSPIMDFLTGRLRAPRAVAVGATVLLVIAAIIVSCVIMIVAVQRVVDTAGQYTESFAAMTGRLLAGVRQWGVEVDEQKVLNELRAKMPGMVTASLGTAMNTLSSVVLILIFAMFLLLGRGAQTVRAGVYAEIDAHVRRYISIKVALSVLTGVLVAVILRLLGLELAGVFGLLAFFLNFVPNLGSIAATLLPVPLAVAQYENPWMVVPVIALPGAVQFFIGNVVETKMTGEGLNLHPVAVLLALAFWGLLWGAIGMVLAAPMTAILRIVLLHFETVRPVGELMAGKLPDFRPQSAPETPVAPAKSAASKRRTPAKRGRAPERGE
- a CDS encoding SDR family oxidoreductase, which translates into the protein MRLKGKVAIITGAGLGMGREASLLFASEGAKVVVFDLNADAGRQTVADIERTGGEALLALGDVSKEADVQRAVAEGVARFGKLNILYANAGVLWKDRDKSVIETTEANWDIVQAINLKGPFFLTKHGIPELRKAGGGSIILVGSISALAGFELAQDSYTCAKAALIGLAKSLAVQFGPDNIRCNIIHPGMVDTPLQAPYLNEEKKRNIGNSLPMRRLGHPRDIANAALFLASDESNWMTGAEMIVDGGFIAT